tgcctggccaggtattttcttatagcaatTCCAAAAAGGACTAAGACATGTACCAAAATCACAACTCTTTTCACCACCAAGTTTAAGCAATATTTTATTATCCTCAGTTCAATATGAAAGTATATTCTTTGGGGGATTTATTGACAACTTAGCTCTTTTCACATTTAAATCCAGAACACTATCATGTTCTACAATTTttggtattaaaaataattcattcaacaaatatttttgggtacctactatgtgcaaaaaacaaaataaattgtgGAAGTATAAAAAGTATAGGATTATATCTTACAAAGAATGATGTCCTTCAAAGAATTTACAATTTGATTGAAGAGGTGGGATGtgaacatatataatacataataccaAGATATGCTTCATAAACATCTTAGTAATCATCACACTAACAAAAGTACTTAAGAGAGGAAAAGATGATTACAAAGCATTGAGTTTTGTAATCAATCAGTTAATTGTGAAATAAGAGAAGACTTACGAAAGAGGTAGACAGTGGTCCATGCCTTAAAGCAAGCTTATCCAACCCATGCCCGTGGGCTGCaagtggcccaggatggctttgaatgtggcccaacacaaatttgtatattttgttaaaacattatgagatttatttgctttttttttttttttttttttttttagctcatcagctatatcattagtgttagtgtattttctatgtggcccaagacagttcttcttcCACTGTGACCCAGGGAacccaaaagattggacacccctgccttAAAGGATAGGAAGCATTTGGATAGATGAAAGGACTCCACGGAACTTTCCAGCTGATGGGAACAATATGAACTGAAATGGGAGTGAGCACAGATTGTTCATTAGGTAGTGATGAGGGGGCTGGCCTGATGAAGTTAAGGGTTTAAACTGGGGAGTAGCAGAATAAAGCTTTGTAAGTGGAATTTGGCCAATTTGTGGTCTGGTTTGAAACCTGATTAGAGGAGTTTGAACTTTTTCTTGGTAGCGCTTACGAGCAAGTAAAGGGAAGTgatatggccgggcgcagtggctcacacctgtaatcccagcactttgggaggtggaggcaggcagatcacctgaggtcaggagttcgagaccagcctggccaacatggtgaaacccctaattcaaaaattagccaggcgtggtgacacacacctgtaatcccagcactttgggaagctgagacagaagaaccacttgaacccgggaggtggaggttgcagtgagctgagatcatgccattgcactccagcctgggctacaagagcaaaactctgtgtcaaaaaaaaaaaaaaaaaaaaaaattgggtgggGGGATGTGATGTGAGGAAAATGGTGTTTGGGGAGGATTAAAGATGGTATACAACTTCAGAGGGAAGTAGAGAGACTGAGACAGAAACATCTTGCAGTAAACCAGATGAGAAGTGATAAAGACCTGGATAAGAGTGATATCAGAGGGAatgaaaatgaagggatggataAACCCGATGCTTTGAAtttgaaaagtgaaaaacagCACAAAACTTTTAGACCATATGCTGCAGGAGGGCAGAGTCTGTGGATTAAGTCACTTTTGCAATTTCTTAAACAACTATGTGCCCTTGAgcaagtttttaaagaaactctGAGTCTTACTCTTAATCCAGTTGAGTTTTCATTTACAcaacaaatgtttgtttgtttgtttgtttgttttttgagacgtaatctcgctctgttgcccaggctagagtgcagtggcacgatctcggctcactgcaacctcaacctccctggttcaagcgattctcctgcttcagcctcccaagtagctgggactacaggtgtgtgccactaagcctggctaattttttgtatttttagtagagatgaggtttgaccatgttagccaggatggtctcgatctcctgacctcatgatccacctacctcggcctcccaaaatgctgggattacaggcgtgagccaccgtgcccagccacaataGATATTTCTGGAGCGTCTGTTACATGTTTTGAACTACATATAGCAATGAGGAAAACATGAAAATCACTGCTTTCATGGAGCTAACATTCTAGTGGGAGAAACACAATAAgcaaaatacataatataaatggTAATAAGTACTATGGattaaaataaagcagggaaggggaATAGAAAATAGCAAATTGTAGtagcaaaatcttttttttttttttttttgagacagagccttgctctgttgcccaggctgaagtgcagtagtgcaatcttggctcactgcaacctccacctcccgggttcaagtgattctcctgcctcagcctcctgagtagctgggattacaggcatgcaccacaacgcccagctaatttttgtattgttagtagagatggggttgcgccatgttggccaggctggtcttgaacttctgacctcaggtgatccggccacctccacttcccaaagcactgggataacaggcgtgagccaccatgcccggctgcaaAATCATTTTTAACACATTGGTAAAAGAAGGAATTGCTGGGAAGGTGGCATTTGAGCAAAAACCTGATGGAaccccacaagcacagacaactaaagcaaaaatggacaaacgggatcacatcaagttaaaaagcttctgcacaccaaaggaaacaatcaacaaagtaaagagacatcccacagaatgagagagaatatttgcaaactatccatctgacaagagatcaataaccagaatatataagtcACGCAAAATAACTctgtaggaaaaaatctaatagcccgatttaaaaatgagcaaaagatctgaatagacatctcccaaaataagacatacaaatggcaaacaggcatatgaaaaggtgctcagcatcactgatcatcagagaaatgcaaatcaaaactacaattagGCAGGGcggggtggttcacacctataatcccaacactttgggaggctgaggtgggtggatcacttgaggccaggagttcaagaccagcctggccaacatggcgacacctcgtctctattaaaaatacaaaaattagccaggtatggtggtgcatgcctttagtttcagctacctgggaggctgaggtgggagaatcagggAAAATCGCCCGAGGCTATAGTCGAGGCTGAAGttagctgtaatcatgccactgctctccagcttgggtgaaagagaaagaccctttctttaaaaactcttaaaaatagaactaccatatgatccagcaatcctgctgCTGGGTACTGctgctgggtatacacccaaaagaaagaaatcagtacattaaagagacatctgcactctcatgtttgttgcaccattgttcacaatagccaagatttggaaggaacctaagtgtctatctacagatgaatggataaagaaaacatggtacatatacacaatgaagtactattcagccgtaaaaaagaacgagatcctGTCATtcgcaacaacatggatagaactggaacgtcattatattaagtgaaataagccaggcacagaaagacatcacatgttctcacttatttgtgggagctaaaaattaaaacaattgagatagaaagtagaaggaagtttaccaggggctgggaagggtagtgggggactGTGGGGATGTTTAATTGGTACAAAAAGtagtttaaaagaataaataggacctagtatttgctagcacaacagtgactatagccaataataattatacattttcaaataactaaaagagtataattggattgtttgtaacacaaaggataaatgcttgaggtaacagataccccatttaccatgatgtgattattacacattgcatgtctGCATCAAAGTATCtcacgtaccccataaatatatacacctactatgaacacacaaaaattttaaaaaggccgagtgcagtggctcatgcctgtaatcccagcactctgggaggccgaagtgggaggatcacttgaggtcagatgttcaagaccagcctgaccaacatggcaaaaccctatctctactaaaatacaacaattagctgggtgtggtggcatgtacctgtaatcccagctactcaggaggcctagtcaggagaatcacttgaacctgggaggcagaggttgcagtgagctgatatcacaccattgtactccagcttgggtgacagagcaagactccgtctcaaaaaaaaaaaagaaaattaaaaaaaaaaatcctagtggCGGTGAGAGAGCCAGTCCTGTAGCGGTAGCTGGGAAAAGAGCAGTCCAGGCGAAAGAATAGCTAGTAGCAAAGCCCGGAGAAAGCCCTGAGGCACCGCCTCCTGGTGAGAGGCAAAGCAGAGCTGGGTGTGGGGATCCAGGAGCCTATTATAAGTACTCTGGCTTTTACTGAATGAGCCAAGAAGTCTTTGGCGAGCTTTAGTCTCTGACTTATAGAATAATATCAGTCTTTCTTGTGTTAGTTGAGCCATTGCTCTTACTTGTATTCTTTCTCCATCGCTTATAATGGAAAAAGCCCTAGTTTATTATCCTTCTGTCTTGTATTAATTTTATCTGGGATTGAGCTCTAACTGTGGCACAGAAACATATTCTCAATAAACTGCTATCTTTTAAATAGTAATAATACTCCCTCAAACAGTAATAGGCTAATTCCTGTTTTGGGACCAGACCAGTGGTCTTTCAAATCTAATAAGTTTGAAAAACTATgtactcaattccacatttttaAATCGATATTGGAAACTTTTCATCACAAGTTTAAATATTTGCCAAGGTTGTAATTTCTAACATGTTATAAATAATGACtattaaataatacttttaaatctATTTAGTAAAAACTAAATATAGCCATTCAAAACCActgtcattcatttaaaaatacataaacaagttGTTCTTTAAAAGTGGGAAATTTTTGGCTTCCTGGTACTTACCACGGTCTGTGTTCTTACATTGACTATATAGAAACAGGAGGCAGAGTAAACCGACCCCACATATACCTCAGCCCATGCCCTGTGCTGGGTCTGTATTGTGAATCAGGAGACATGGAGTTCAGGAAAAAAAACTGttggaagtttttattttctcattttaaaaatttagttctcAGCCTTCTTTCTTCTTGAGTTCGTACTTCCATTCTACTTCTCTTAGAGAAGGTTGTCCCACTGAAAATACAGGCAATCCTCACTTTGCACAATAATACAGGACCTTCAAAATAACTGTACAAGTTGAAAATGTATAATGTGATCTAAATAATCAATGGGAAAAATTATGATTGTCCTAtgacctttaaaattttttgtcacAACATTATAAACTCTCTTACTATTCGTTAAAACATATAGGGAAATAAAGAACATGGTAAGACTGATATTTACTTAGTATACTGCAATTTAAAACATTAGACACATTGATAATTAAAGTGTTGTGTTTCTTTGTAAACACTTAACAATAGTAGTTTGCTTAGTTTCTTGCCTTCTTGTCATAGAACTTATGATTTGGCATACTCATCTTTCTACGCCTTGATGGACTGTCATAGTTTTATGTTTGGATCAACTTCCAATGTGTTATCCTTTGCATTTTCGATGTGGTGAAATATCTCCAAGAGTTCCTTTAATGTGAAGTTTTTTGCCAGGATCACTTCCTTTGAGACATAAGGTGACTCACTCATGTCATGAGTTCACCTGCACTAAGTTCCCTGGCTGCATATCTGAATTCTCTCCAATGGTGGTAGTGTAAACATTCCCATGGTCAGCTATTTCCTCTATAACCTCATTACGTTCATTTCacgtttttttttaattgatttttttagacagagttttgctcttgtcacccaggccgaagtgcaatggcacaatcttggctcactgcaacctccacctcccaggttcaagtgattctcctacctcagtctccgagtagctgggattacaggcacccaccactacgcctggctagtttttgtatttttagtagacacagggtttcaccatgttggccagactggtctcgaactcctgacctcaggtgatccgcctaccttggcctcccaaagtgctggaattacaggcgtaagccacaatgcccagccatttcactttttatttgcaGTATTGTCACTTTTTATTTCCATGCCATACTTTCATCCTTGTTGGTCAATACCCTTTCTCAATCACccatttttctaaaatgtcacaTGGGTTTTTTACTGGCAGACAAGGAGACAATGCACCTGCAAGCCTTGCTGTCTGTATGTGAACTGACAGATGCACAGAGCTCAATCACTGACAGACTTTGAAAGAAGATACATGATTGGTCACTGATCAGGATGCGCACTTGTTAATGTAGTAATTCATGGACCTGAAGAGCTAGCAGCAAATTTGTATTTTATGCAGTTACTCAGAGTTAATTTACCTCAGTAACTGAAATTTGAAACCTTGTTCTCAGGGGACAGGTGTTATTTAACTAAACCTTGGTAACTAAAATTCACACATATTGGAACCATTCAACAAAAGGATTTTTGGCCaggccaaaaaaaagaaagacttttctGTATGGTTTTatactgaatatattttattaatctctTAACCTTCTCTGTGacaaaaatgtatacaaattacAATTTGTATGTCCTtgattgttttatgtccttggTTATTTTACAAATCCTGACCTAATTAACATTATAATTGTTATTATAATTGATTaaacataaatatgtttaaatcaaaagtaaaaaattattaaaaattatttcaatctgatGAATAGGGATACTTTCATTTAGAGTATGAAGTCAAGTAGTGCTTACTGCTGGAATGAGACAGTATTTAGGATCAATAATGTTCCTGCTTAACATTTCTGTAGACATAATCGCTGAGAAAACATATTCACAGAGACAAAGAGGTAAGAACGAGATAAATTTTATCATagtggccaggtgcgatggctcatgcctgtaatcccagcacttcgggaggctgaggcaggtggatcacctgaggtcaggagttcaagatcagcctagccaacatggcaaaaccccatctctactaaaaatacaaaaattaaaaaataaataaataaaaaataataataaaataaaaatacaaaaattaactgggcgtagtAGAACGCACCTATAgtccagctaatcaggaggctgagggaggagaattgcttgaacctgggaggcagcagttgcagtgagccaagatcacaccattgcactccagcctgggtgacagagtaagtctccgtctcaaaaaaacaaaaacaaaaactttattaTAGTAATGCCATTCATTTTGTCATTCCCTCCAAATTATTTGCCAAAAATCCTCTTTCACTTTTGCTGGAAACCAGGAATTGGAAACCTGTGACTTGCAAAAGCATTGTTACCTAGTTATTAGAATATTCACTTTCTTATTTTACAGGAAACATACCAAAAAAGGTTTTACCAAGACACATCGGCTGCAGGGCAGCCACAGATACCTGTGTTGGCTGTGTACTGTACAACTCCTGAGAGCagtgtttacactatactgtactTAAGTTGCATGAGCTGGAATTGTGCAGTGCACAATTTGCAAAGCTGTATGTGGTAGCCTTATACATTTTACCtactattgttttttattttgagacatagtctcactctgtcacccaggctggagtgcaatggcgcaatctcagcttactgtaacctccgcctcccaggttcaagagattctcctgcctcagcctcctgagtggctgggattgtaggcgtataccaccacacctggctaatttttgtatttttagtagagatggggtttcaccatgttggtcaggatggtcttgaactcctgacctcgtgatctgcctgcctcagtctgctgggattacaggtgtgagccaatgggcccggcctttttttttttttttttaacttggcagCAACTTGTTTAATCCAGTATGTAAATGAAGTATACAAAATGTTCTATCTATGCCCATCCTCTACACATATTGTTAATGATATCACAGCATATCAAACATTTAATGGCATGGCTGTACTTAGTGGAAAGATGTACTAATAaggtaaaaattataaataaaatcattatttttagaaCTAGGAGTCTTTGAAAGCTGAAGTGTGATGTCAATAAGTCATCTAACTCCATGCCAAGCTTAGTATCTGCCAAATCATTTATGTCTCATTTCCGTGGCAgcactttatttctttaagaCTTGGAACCACAGATGGCACATCTGTTTTCTTGAACGGtatcattaatttatttgatttatgaATGCTAATTATATGTTTCTGAATGCATCAAATCTATCAGCATTTGCAACGGTCTCTTTGATAAGCACACGGCAAAGAGGAACTATGCCAGGCAATACCCTTCAGGACCTGTTCTTCTCTTGGCAAAGTGAAGCAGTATAATAGTCTAATATGTAATATACACTGATATACACTTTTAAGCAGTAATTCACAACCAGGGAACATCAGGCAATGAAAGCAAGAGTTTTAATTGGTTCATGCAGCCATCTGAAATAACTGCACAAATGAGAATATAGTGAATTCTATTATTCACGAATCATTTATTATTACATGTAGTTATGATTCCAGAAGCCCTTACTCCAAGTTAGATGGAGCCTATATTTTTTTATACATCAAACTTGGCAAACAGTAACTATAGCTACAAAAACAGCCATCTCTACACTTCAGTGACAAAAATGGAGAGAAGTCTCCTTCAATCAGTCACAATTGTATCCTTGAATGGCAACAGTGACAACAGCATCACTACCAGTTATGAAGGGCAAGCTATAATTAGTATTAACTACAAAGTTCATAATTTCTGAAGAAATGTTAAGAAGATGCTAATTTCCAAATTAAGGTTGTGATGCAGAATTAAGTGTAAATATTCTTTCGTTATAGTAGTTAACATTTATATATCAAGGCTTAAGTGCTTCATTATTAATTTGTCTTTCCAATAACCTTAGGTTAGGTTGAGAAAGTATCCATGTTGTCTGTGTTTTACAGATCCAAAGACTAAGGATCAGAGAAGTTTAGTAATTTGTGAGAGGCTATGTGTTGGATAAGCGGCAGAGATGAACCTTAAGCCTGAAACTAAATCTCATATGCTTTCCTTTTCTAACTATACTGTTTACCAGATGTTGGGATGTTAAACTTTCATCCTTCTTCCTTTTGGGTCCAACACATTCTCTTATTTGTCCATAAGAATCACCTGCTGCCCTTGATGAGAATGCAGATCCCTAGGTCTCCACCCCACAGAAGTCTGTGCGTGGGGTGTGGTAGTTGTGGGGGCTGCATAACCAGCATCTTACATAATTCAATTAAGATGATCTGACTTGTGGAACTAAACTAAAACCCACTCACAGGAGAACAAACAGATGCTATTTATTCAGAGTTTGCTGTAGAAGGGAGTCCCAGTCACCATCACTTGACTTTGTCAGAGGCTCAAAGGTGGGGCAGATGAGTGGGAAAGCTTTATAGAAGTAAAGAAAAGCCTCCGGTATGCTCTGATTGGAAGTTGTTGGCATGGGAAAGCTGCAGGTGGGCTACTAGAAACGGGTGTATTTTATGTGATTGGTTTGCAGAacatatttggctttctctggttgGTGGTGAGGTGGAACTAGGGGTAAAAATAGGGAAgttgcactttggaaggcctaggcaggaggatcgcttgagtccaggagtttgagaccagcctgggcaacatagtgagaccctgtcatgaaaaaatattttaaaattttcaaaaattgcaCATCTGTAGTcgtaggtacttgggaggctgaggcagaggatctcttgagaccaggagatcgaggctgcagtgagctaagatcgtgccactgcattccaggctggacaacatagcaagaccctgtctcaaaacagaaaaaaaaatagggaaattgCCAGTCATTGACTACTTCCTGACTGTTCTGGTTCAGCTGCTACCAAGGTTGTAGTCTGGCTTCCTGGGCTTCTTATGTGGTTCAGAGTTCTGTTGTCACATACTATCTGGCCATTCATGTATATTGCGTTTCTGAGCCCATACTCTGGGAAACACGTGGTCCTCTGGTGGTGGTGAAGGTCCCTGTGAGCTAAGGACCATCTGTCAACATTCTTATCACTACTAGTGTCTATCCCTATCAGGCACTAGAAGCACTTAAGAAAATCTtgcgaatgaatgaatgatatacaaaaatatttgataCTGGCTTtagttggaaaaagaaaatgaactttgTGTACCACAGACATCTGTGACTAGAGTGGCCGTCACCAGAAAGGCTGCTTCTTCCAGCTACTATGCTCTAAATACAATAACCTGAATCTTAGCACGACTGGACTTCACCTGGACTTTGCCTTGACTTCGCCTTGGCCCCAGCTGCCCAAAGTTTCTCTCAGAGCTTCAGCTTAACCCCTGATGTGCTCACCAGCACCAAGGCGCCCTCCTGAGTGCTTTGCGGGGGGTGGGATGGCGTTTGTGGGAAAGGCCGGCTACTTCTGGCATTTCAAAGGCGCCTCCAATCCCTGACCTTTAAGTTGTGCCGCATTCTCTCcactctttctcccttctctgtcctCACAATTGAGTCTGGGCTGGTGAAGCCTACTGAGGGAGGGgagtgtacacacatgcacacgcgcgcgcgcgcacacacacacacacacatatggtgTTATTAATAATTCAGGACTCAGAGTTTATCTAAGAGAAGACGCTCGACCGGGTGTGAGAGAGCGCGCGGGAGAGAGAGCGAGCCAAGGAAGGGGAAGGCGGCGGCGCGGGCTGTCTCCTGGGGAAGCAGTCCCACCTGCTGTGGGGGGCGCCGCTGGGGAGGGGCCGAGCCGCGCGCACGCCCGcacgccccgccccgccccgctcgCCGCGCGGCCCGGCGACGGGGGAGTTCCCGTGAGTGGCCTCGCGCACAGATCGCGCGGGGGGCTGTTCGGGTGGAGGCGGGGGAGCCGCCGGGACACCAAAATAGGAGCTGCTTGTGGGGTGGAGCGGCACTAGCTGGCGGCCTCCGAGCGCCTCTTCCAAAGATGGTCAGAGGGGCCGGAGGCGTCCTCGCTCCCGCTCGCTGCTAGCCCGCGGGCCAGCGCCGCGTCCCAAGCCCCGGCGGGAGGTAGGTGCGGTGCGGACCCGCAGCCCGAGGCCGGCCTGCGGGGAGCGAGCGGGGCCGGGCGCGGGGAGCGGGGCCGGGCGCGGGCAGCGAGGCCGCGCGGGAGAGGAGCGCAGACAATGGCCGCGCGGGCGCCGGGCCGAGCCGAACGCGTTGCGCGGGGGCTGCCTGCGGCGTCCTACCCACACCTGCGCGGAGCGCCGGGCAGAGGGACGCGGCACCGGGCCCGCGGGCGGCACGCTGTGCCCTCGAGTCAAGCCCCGCTCCTGGCCCCGGGGCGGGGCGGTCTCCGGGCGGGAACGTGGGCCGGGGCCCAGGCGCGGGGCGCGCGGAAACCCCTGCGGCGGGCGCGGGGGAGGGGGCGCGGGCTGCAAGGGCTGCGCCGAGcagccttcctttctttccctccttaaGCGAAAGGGCTCAGGATTTCCCTTTTCCGAGACCTCTTCTTGTCCATTTATATTTCCATCATCCCTTTCTTGGCATTTCGATGTGATTTGAAAGGGAGACGAGCTTGGGGAAAAGGTTGAATTGGGGCCGAGCCGAGACAGCTGAGGTCCGGCCTCGAGTGGGGTGACCCTCGGACACTTGCCTTGCCTAGTGTGGGATCTCATCTCCGAACGCCAGACCAGGGTAGATTGCGGTGAATGGAATAGCAAATCAGTACTCTCAAAAGGACTACTGAAAAAGCCAGGAGCCTCATTTCAAGCTCCTAGCTACCCTGAATTTAAATTGACCACCATATAAATGATCAAACAGTCCATCCacattttgcatttattatttagaTGCTGAACTTAGTCCAGCTTTGGAGTATATCCGATGCTAGTCAAGTTATTTAGCGTTGATTATTTAAGAGAATGTGCAACATTGAAAACACATttgttatttcatatttattgcaGCCATGGCTCTAAAAGGACAAGAagattatatttatcttttcaaggatTCAACACATCCAGTGGATTTTCTGGATGCATTCAGAACATTTTACTTGGATGGATTATTTACTGATATTACCCTTCAGTGTCCTTCAGGCATAATCTTCCACTGTCACCGAGCCGTTTTAGCTGCTTGCAGCAATTATTTTAAGGCAATGTTCACAGctgacatgaaagaaaaatttaaaaataaaataaaactctctGGCATCCACCATGATATTCTGGAAGGCCTTGTAAATTATGCATACACTTCCCAAATTGAAATAactgaaagaaatgttcaaagcCTGCTTGAGGCAGCGGATCTGCTACAGTTCCTTTCAGTAAAGAAGGCTTGTGAGCGGTTTTTGGTAAGGCACTTGGATATTGATAATTGTATTGGAATGCACTCCTTTGCAGAATTTCATGTGTGTCCAGAACTAGAGAAGGAATCTCGAAGAATTCTATGTTCAAAGTTTAAGGAAGTGTGGCAACAAGAAGAATTTCTGGAAATCAGCCTTGAAAAGTTTCTCTTTATCTTGTCCAGAAAGAATCTCAGTGTTTGGAAAGAAGAAGCTATCATAGAGCCAGTTATTAAGTGGACTGCTCATGATGTAGAAAATCGAATTGAATGCCTCTGTAATCTACTGAGCTATATCAACATTGATGTAGATCCAGTGTACTTAAAAACAGCCTTAGGCCTTCAAAGAAGCTGCCTGTTCACCGAAAATAAGATCCGCTCCCTAATATACAATGCCTTGAATCCCATGCATAAAGAGATTTCCCAGAGGTCCACAGCCACAATGTATATAATTGGAGGCTATTACTGGCATCCTTTATCAGAGGTTCACATATGGGATCCTTTGACAAATGTTTGGATTCAGGGAGCAGAAATACCAGATTATACTAGGGAGAGCTATGGTGTTACATGTTTAGGACCCAACATTTATGTAACTGGGGGCTACAGGACGGATAACATAGAAGCTCTTGACACAGTGTGGATCTATAACAGTGAAAGTGATGAATGGACAGAAGGTTTGCCAATGCTCAATGCCAGGTATTACCACTGTGCAGTCACCTTGGGTGGCTGTGTCTATGCTTTAGGTGGTTACAGAAAAGGGGCTCCAGCAGAAGAGGCTGAGTTCTATGATCCTTTAAAAGAGAAA
Above is a genomic segment from Pongo pygmaeus isolate AG05252 chromosome 11, NHGRI_mPonPyg2-v2.0_pri, whole genome shotgun sequence containing:
- the KLHL23 gene encoding kelch-like protein 23 produces the protein MALKGQEDYIYLFKDSTHPVDFLDAFRTFYLDGLFTDITLQCPSGIIFHCHRAVLAACSNYFKAMFTADMKEKFKNKIKLSGIHHDILEGLVNYAYTSQIEITERNVQSLLEAADLLQFLSVKKACERFLVRHLDIDNCIGMHSFAEFHVCPELEKESRRILCSKFKEVWQQEEFLEISLEKFLFILSRKNLSVWKEEAIIEPVIKWTAHDVENRIECLCNLLSYINIDVDPVYLKTALGLQRSCLFTENKIRSLIYNALNPMHKEISQRSTATMYIIGGYYWHPLSEVHIWDPLTNVWIQGAEIPDYTRESYGVTCLGPNIYVTGGYRTDNIEALDTVWIYNSESDEWTEGLPMLNARYYHCAVTLGGCVYALGGYRKGAPAEEAEFYDPLKEKWIPIANMIKGVGNATACVLHDVIYVIGGHCGYRGSCTYDKVQSYNSDINEWSLITSSPHPEYGLCSVPFENKLYLVGGQTTITECYDPEQNEWREIAPMMERRMECGAVIMNGSIYVTGGYSYSKGTYLQSIEKYDPDLNKWEIVGNLPSAMRSHGCVCVYNV